The Hemitrygon akajei unplaced genomic scaffold, sHemAka1.3 Scf000033, whole genome shotgun sequence genome includes a region encoding these proteins:
- the LOC140719888 gene encoding uncharacterized protein, with protein sequence MCYRTVRRQISSVCDPGTVQWASSDNGCFPSLSSETQRASDRMAKSETYMKRQFVKPDSLSPSGAKPDVSYVELHFKSLSVPRVRTNGDGPISTYSEMNFRRDDPLIDEEEGAHITSGPGRMPTTIQTDGRFPVDPLYHNHLDKPPLRDPVKLPNEVDGDRTHDSNFINRIGESKTPQESVRHFSAFAESRNLDSQRLRLKVTEDVSDLD encoded by the exons ATGTGTTATAGGACTGTGAGGCGGCAAATTAGCTCTGTttgtgaccctgggactgtgcaATGG gcttcctctgacaacggttgcttcccctcgctgagctcagagacgcagagggcCAGCGACAGGATGGCCAAGAGCGAGACCTACATGAAAAGGCAGTTCGTAAAACCGGACTCACTGTCTCCATCgggag CTAAACCTGATGTATCGTATGTGGAACTTCATTTCAAATCCCTCTCTGTTCCCCGGGTCCGGACGAATGGAG ATGGTCCGATTTCCACCTACTCAGAGATGAACTTTCGAAGAGACGATCCCCTCATCGATGAGGAAGAGGGTGCTCACATCACCTCGGGACCCGGACGGATGCCAACTACTATACAAACAG ACGGCCGATTCCCCGTGGATCCCCTGTATCATAATCATCTGGATAAGCCTCCCCTGAGGGACCCAGTCAAGCTCCCAAATGAAGTTGACGGAGACAGGACCCACGACTCCAACTTCATTAATCGCATAGGAGAGAGTAAAACACCTCAGGAATCAGTCAGACACTTCTCAGCCTTTGCCGAGTCAAGGAATTTGGACTCTCAGCGATTAcggctgaaagtaactgaggatgTCAGTGACTTGGATTAA